CCGGCGACAAGACCGACCTTGCCGGGCACAGGTGCTTCGCCTTCGGTAATGTTCATCATCCAGTCCATGCCTGTGATGGCGTAGAGACCGTCAATGAACTGGCTCACACCATAACCGATCGTTACCGATACGCCCAGAATTGTCGCGACCACTCCAAGGACATCCACGATATGGCCCAGAACGCCATTCATCGCCTTGCCAAAGAGCGGGGTGAGTGCGGAACGAATAGTCAACGGCATGTCGCGCGTGTAGGCGTAATAGGCCAAGGACAGGCCTGTCACGACATAAATGGCCCATGCATGAAACCCGTAATGCGCAAATGTGTAGCGCCAGGCCGATTGCAACGCATCTTCTGTATTGCCTTGGACGTCACCTGCAATGACCACCGGGTTCGAGCCCCAGAGTCCCAAGGGTTCGGCGGTCGCAAAGACCATTAGACCCACACCCAAACCCGCTCCAAACATCATTGAAAACCAGGAAAAGTTCGAAAACTCGGGTTTTTGCCCCGGCGTTCCCATAACGCGGGCACCGGTTTTAGGCAGGATTGCGATTGCGATCAGAAAGATCACGAAAATTCCGACTATATAGATGTAGAATGTGTTGAACACTTCCAGCAATTGACTGTTGAGGCTGCCTAGCGTGCCATTGGCGTTTGCCGGGAAAAGTAGAGCCCAAAGCACAAGTGCGACCATAATACCTTTGGAAATCAGGGCGATGGGAAGGCTGTTGTCTTTGTAAAAGCCCTCATCCTGCGTCTTGATGTCCAAATCCGTGAAGGGTGGTTTTATTGACATAATTTCCTCCGTTTCCGTTGGTTGCTGGCAATTTCTACAGTTCTGCGCCTGCTTTCATTTCTTGCCATTTGAGAAGCGCATATGCGCTGGGTTTCGTTAAGAATAATGGGGGGAGTCTGGTGGGGGCCGGCGCTGCAAGCGCCCTGTCAAGACGCTGGGATTTTGTCTGTGTGGCGAGTTCCGCCGCCAGCATTCCGGACAGCGTGCCGCGTGTTGTGCCTAGTCCATTCTGACAGCAAGCCGAATAAAGATCGCTTTCCAATTCTGTTACGACACTGACGTTATTACGACTAAGACAAAGGCGCCCACCCCAGCGATATTGCATCTCCACGTCATGCAGCATTGGGAAGCGTGCTTGAAATGCGCGATCATGATCCCGTTTGACTGACTGCATGCGATCTTCCGTGACCTCCATACTTGGCTCAAAGGTAAAGCGATTGCGCACGACAATGCGATCACCGTCAAGGCTGGAGATCCGGCGTACCGTCGTCCCCATGGGATCAGCCGGTGTTAACCCCCAAATCGACTGACCCCCGAGCCTTGCAGATTCATCTGCAGTAAGTGTCCGGGTCATTGATGCGTAGGTGAAGACATGCATCAATTGGTTTTTCAGATATCCGAAACTGTTGAGATGCCCGTTCACGGCGAGAATTACTTTTGCCGCCTTCACCGAACCGCTTGGTGTGCTTGCTGTCCAAGTGCCGTTCCGTTCCAATCGGATCACGGGGCTGTTCTCATAAATCTGCACCCGGTTTGACGACAATCCCTTGGCGACGCCACGCACATAGGCTGCAGGCTGAATCATGGCGGTTCCGGCCGTGAACAGTCCGCTGCAGTAATAGCTGGTGCCGGTCAGGGCCTTCATTTCGTCGCTGTTCAACAGCTCATACGGCTCACCCATGGCCGCGAGGTGTTTGGCGTACGCCCGGTTGTGCTTGTCGCCTTTTGCGGTTGCCGCGCCGTTTACTTTTCCGCTCTGACTGAAGACCTGCTGTCCCAGCCCGAAATCGGACGCCATTTGCGCGGCAAAATCAATAGCGTAACGATTGTCTGAGGTGAGGGTCATATCATGGTCCACAGCGCCGCCATAGTCGGAAGATGTCAAATCATGCGGCAGGTCGATCATGAACCCGGAGTTTCGCCCTGCTGGTCCGTCTGCGACGCGGCGTGCTTCCAATACGACGATGCGATCGGTCGGGCAGAGTTGCGAAAGGCGCCGCGCGGCAGCCAACCCGGCAAAGCCGGCACCAATCACCAACCAATCAGATTTGACATCTTGCGTGAGCGGACAGGCAGGCTGTGGCGCATCCAATATATTGTTCCATGCAGCCGGACCAGGGTCCACGGGTAACTTGCTGACCTCAATCCGGCTCATACTAGTGGTCCTGATTCAACGCGTCTGCGGGGGGTATTTCACGTTCCCTGCGCGCAATATAGTCTAGCAGCGCCTCATCTACTGCTGGATCAAGTTTGGGTTCCTCATATTCATTGAGCAGATCACGCGCCCTTGTGAGTGCACGCTTATTGATCTCCACAGCACCATCCGCCTCCCATTGCTCGATAGAATTGTTGTCAAACATTTCAGGCATGAAAAACGCCTGTTGGAAGTTTTCCAAGGTATGTGGATGCCCAAGATAGTGCCCGCCAGGGCCAACGTCGCGCACGGCCTGCAACGCCTCTTCGAAATCGTTCCAATTGATACCTGAAACCATCCGGTGGCCCATGGCGCATTGCTCCGCGTCCACGATGAATTTCGCCATCGAACAGTGCATACCTGCTTCGTTCCATCCAGCCGAGTGCCAAATGTAGTTTGCGCCCGACATCAGCACAGCCATCATCGTGCTGGCACTTTCATATCCCGCTTGTGCATCAAAGGTCTTGGCACCACCCAACGTGTTCGAGGTCCGCCACGGAACGTCATAATACCGTGCCATCTGGCCAATCATCATGTTCATCAGGCTGATCTCGGGCGTGCCCGCCATCGGAGCACCAGACTTCATTGAAACGGTGGAAAGGTAATGCCCATAGATTGCGGGTGTGCCCTTCTGGACGACTTGCGTGTAGGCCAAACCGCTCAGCGCTTCGGCGTTCAACTGCGCCACGGTGGGTGCCACACCAGCAGGTGTGTTGGCCCCCCCCAGGACAAAGGGTGAGCACAGCACAGGTTGATTGTATCTTGCGAAAGCACGCATCGCGCCGAGCATGGTTTCATCCCAGACCAGAGGCGAGTTGCCATTGCAATTACCTGTCACAACCGGGTTGTTCATCATGAACTCCTGGCCAAACAGAATAGCGCACATCTCCATAACGTCCTCCGCGTTCTTGGGGCTGGTGGTCATGCCCATGAACGTCTTGTCCGAGTGCTTCATCGATGAATAGGTGATGCGTAAATGTCGTTGGCTGATCGGATGGTCGTAAGGTTCGACAATATGATGCGCGGACGAATGGATCGCAGGCAGCATATGGCTGAGTTTGTGGAAATTTGCGAGATCATCAAGCGTAGGGTTGCGACGTTTGTCATCGAGGTCGCGCAGATAGGGAGCCCCTGTCATCGGCACAAAGATCGAGTGGTCATTGCCAAAGGGCAGGTTATTTACCGGGTTACGCGCGTTATAAGTAAAGCTTGCCGGGATGGAGCGGATCAATTCGCGGATCAGGCCACGATCCAGATGCACGGTTTCACCACGCACATCAGCGCCGGCACGTCTCCAGTCCGCGAGCGCTACAGGATCGCGAAAAACGACACCAACATCTTCGAGTATGGCAAGGGATGCGCCGTCAATCCGTGCGACTTGCTCTGCACTCATGGGCTCCACCAGAGGAATACCACGTTTCAGTGCGGGCAGCATATTGATGTCGCGTTTTTGACGCACTGCCTTGCGCGCACCGCGTCCACGCCGGGTTTTTCCTACGGCTTCAACGTTCATTCGACAGCGTCTCCTTCGGACGGATCGGTCAGATCGATCCAAATCGTTTTCAATTCTGTAAATTGATCGTGGGCATGAATGCCATTGTCGCGCCCCCCAAAACCGGATTGTTTGTACCCCCCGAACGGTGTCGAAATATCACCTTCGCCATAGCAATTCACCGTGACAGTGCCTGCTCTTATGTCGCGTGCGGCACGAATGGCGTTGCGGGTGTTGGCGGTGAACACGCTGGCTGAGAGCCCGTATTCGGTCTGATTGGCGATCTCGATGGCTTCGTCATTTGATGCGGCGTCAATCACGCTAAGGACCGGTCCAAAAATTTCGTTCTTTGCTTTTGGATCATCCTTGGCGACATGATAGATCACCGGCGACACAAACGGCCCGGTGCCTTTATCTTTCTTTTCCAGAAAACTGCGCACCTTTTCGCAATGCTCCGCGTCGATTAAGGCACCGATATGTATGCCCGGATCTAGCGGATCCCCGGTTTGCCAATCCCGCAACCGCGCCTCGATCCGTTTCATCAGGGGTGCCTTGACATTTTTATGGACAATCAACCGCGAAGTGGCGGAACAATTCTGACCTGCGTTCCAGAACGCCGCATTGACCACATGTCCGGCAACGGAATCGAGGTTTTCCGCATCGTCAAAAACCACAGCAGGGTTCTTGCCACCGCATTCCAAAACCACCTTCTTGAGGTTGCTGTCTGCCGCATAGCGCAAGAAACGTTTGCCGGTTTCTGTTGAGCCCGTGAAGCTGACCATATCCACATCCATATGCAATCCGAGCGGTGCGCCCGTATCGGGGCCATCCCCTGGCAAGACTTGCAAAACGCCACGTGGTACGCCGGCTTCATGGGCCAATTCGGCCACCCGTAACGCGGTCAATGATGTCTGTTCAGCCGGTTTGACGATCACCGAACACCCTGCCGCCAACGCGGGCCCAATTTTCCAGGCCATCATCATCAGCGGAAAATTCCAAGGCAAAACGGCGGCCACGACACCAATGGGTTCGCGCACAATCATCGAGATCGCGTCATCCCCATTCGGGCCGGTTTGACCATAAATCTTGTCAGCGGCCTCTGCGTGCCATTTGATGCAGTGGATTGTTTCGGGAACATCAATGGTTTCGCAATCCAGAA
This genomic interval from Paracoccaceae bacterium contains the following:
- a CDS encoding FAD-binding oxidoreductase, encoding MSRIEVSKLPVDPGPAAWNNILDAPQPACPLTQDVKSDWLVIGAGFAGLAAARRLSQLCPTDRIVVLEARRVADGPAGRNSGFMIDLPHDLTSSDYGGAVDHDMTLTSDNRYAIDFAAQMASDFGLGQQVFSQSGKVNGAATAKGDKHNRAYAKHLAAMGEPYELLNSDEMKALTGTSYYCSGLFTAGTAMIQPAAYVRGVAKGLSSNRVQIYENSPVIRLERNGTWTASTPSGSVKAAKVILAVNGHLNSFGYLKNQLMHVFTYASMTRTLTADESARLGGQSIWGLTPADPMGTTVRRISSLDGDRIVVRNRFTFEPSMEVTEDRMQSVKRDHDRAFQARFPMLHDVEMQYRWGGRLCLSRNNVSVVTELESDLYSACCQNGLGTTRGTLSGMLAAELATQTKSQRLDRALAAPAPTRLPPLFLTKPSAYALLKWQEMKAGAEL
- a CDS encoding trimethylamine methyltransferase family protein codes for the protein MNVEAVGKTRRGRGARKAVRQKRDINMLPALKRGIPLVEPMSAEQVARIDGASLAILEDVGVVFRDPVALADWRRAGADVRGETVHLDRGLIRELIRSIPASFTYNARNPVNNLPFGNDHSIFVPMTGAPYLRDLDDKRRNPTLDDLANFHKLSHMLPAIHSSAHHIVEPYDHPISQRHLRITYSSMKHSDKTFMGMTTSPKNAEDVMEMCAILFGQEFMMNNPVVTGNCNGNSPLVWDETMLGAMRAFARYNQPVLCSPFVLGGANTPAGVAPTVAQLNAEALSGLAYTQVVQKGTPAIYGHYLSTVSMKSGAPMAGTPEISLMNMMIGQMARYYDVPWRTSNTLGGAKTFDAQAGYESASTMMAVLMSGANYIWHSAGWNEAGMHCSMAKFIVDAEQCAMGHRMVSGINWNDFEEALQAVRDVGPGGHYLGHPHTLENFQQAFFMPEMFDNNSIEQWEADGAVEINKRALTRARDLLNEYEEPKLDPAVDEALLDYIARREREIPPADALNQDH
- a CDS encoding aldehyde dehydrogenase, translating into MSDLLTHAEYQAIAQSLDLPKTPFIDGKYRAGSGKVFAAINPATGENLADISGCNAEDVDFAVEKARAAFEQGHWSKLHPSERKDVLIRLCKLITRNRRELAVMESLDSGKPILDCETIDVPETIHCIKWHAEAADKIYGQTGPNGDDAISMIVREPIGVVAAVLPWNFPLMMMAWKIGPALAAGCSVIVKPAEQTSLTALRVAELAHEAGVPRGVLQVLPGDGPDTGAPLGLHMDVDMVSFTGSTETGKRFLRYAADSNLKKVVLECGGKNPAVVFDDAENLDSVAGHVVNAAFWNAGQNCSATSRLIVHKNVKAPLMKRIEARLRDWQTGDPLDPGIHIGALIDAEHCEKVRSFLEKKDKGTGPFVSPVIYHVAKDDPKAKNEIFGPVLSVIDAASNDEAIEIANQTEYGLSASVFTANTRNAIRAARDIRAGTVTVNCYGEGDISTPFGGYKQSGFGGRDNGIHAHDQFTELKTIWIDLTDPSEGDAVE